AGCAACGGCTGAGCCAGGTACGCCTGCTCGGCGACTACCTGGCGCAGAAGCGCCAGGAGCTGCACAGCTGGAACGAGGCCCTGGGCCCGGTGGCGGAGCTGGCCGCCAACCGGCGCAAGCTGACCAACATCGGCACCTTCCGTGCCTTCGCCCTCGCCTACCTGAAGAACCACCCCAATGTGCACGCCGGCATGACCTGCATGGTCCGGCAGATGCAGACCACCGCCGAAGGCGTGCCACTGGAAATCTACTGCTTCACCACCACCACGGCGTGGGCCGAGTACGAGCGCATCCAGGGCGATATCTTCGACTACCTGCTGGCGGTGCTGCCGGAATTTGGGCTGAGCCTTTACCAGCAACCTAGCGGCAACGACATGCGCATCGGGTTGGCTGGCCGGTATCAAATCGAGCAGGAACCCAGCACGTTCAGTAACGCCTGAGGCAACTTTCACCCAGCGGTGGGAGCAACAGGGCTGTGTTGACGGCCCTGGTCCATTCGCCGGCCTCGCCGGCGAATATCGACTCACATACCAATAAAAATTTCGCCTGGCTCACTGCAAAGCAGTCATTAGAAACAAACAGTTACAACTATTTCAGAATTATTAAACGCCAGCCTTCGGCAAATACGAATACCCACCCCGCCCCGCATCTCCTACCCTGCAGCCAGCACACCGAACCGCGCCACGCGGCGTTCGGCCAGGATTCGACACAAGGACTGCGAGCAAGCGATGCGTCAGGACATCTCCCTGGAAAAACTCGACGAACCGGATGGCACCGACCAGGCCACCCGCCGCAAGGCCCTGGCCGCGGGCAGCCTCGCCCACGGCGTGCACGACGGCCTCACCGATGTGATCTATGTACTGCTGCCGATCTGGCAGGCGGCCTTCGGCCTCAGCTATGCCCAGGTCGGCCTGCTGCGCGGCGCCTATGCAGGGATGATGGCCGGCTTCCAGTTGCTGGCCAGCCGGGGCGCACGTAAATGGGGCCGGCAGGCCCTGCTGGTCAGGGGCACCGCCCTGGCCGGTTTCGCCTACCTGCTGGCCGCGCAGGCCACCGATATCACCCTGCTGTTGCTGGCCTTGATGATCGGCGGCCTGGGGGCCAGCACCCAGCACCCCCTGGCCTCGGCGCTGGTCTCGGATGCCTATGACGGCAGTGGCCGGGTCAAGCAGGCCCTGGCCCAGTACAACTTCGCCGGCGATATCGGCAAGGCCATCATCCCGGGGCTCACCGGTTTGGCGCTGGTGTACATCTCCTGGCAGACCAACGCCACCCTGCTCGGTGTGCTCGGCATCGCCGCCGCCTTCGCCCTGTGGCTGCTGATGCCCAGGACCCAGGCTCACGACAAGGCCGGCAAGAAAGCCGGCAACACTGACCAGGCCGGCAGCACCTCGGGCCTGATGGCGCTGATCGCCACCGGCACCCTCGACAGCGGCGTGCGCATGGGTTTCCTGACCTTCCTGCCGTTCCTGCTGCAAAGCAAGGGCGCGAGCACCGAGCACATCGGCCTGGCACTGTCCCTGCTGTTCATCGGCGGCGCCTTCGGCAAGCTGTTCTGCGGCTACCTCGGCGCACGCCTGGGGCCGGTGCGCACGGTGATCTGCACCGAACTGCTCACCGCCCTGCTGATCCTGCTGGCGCTGGTGCTGCCCTACGGCGCACTGATGCTGGTCATGCCGCTGATCGGCGTGGCCCTGAACGGCACCTCGTCGGTGCTCGGAGGCCTGGTGCCGGACTTCGCCCCACGGGACCGTCGCGACCGGGTATTCGCCTGGTTCTACACCGGCACCGTCGGCGGCGGCGCCCTGGCCCCGGTGCTGATCGGCGCGATCTCCGACCAGGCCGGGGTGAATGAAGGGCTGGTGGTGCTGGCCTGTGTGCTGATGCTGACCCTGCCCCTGTGCCTGGTCACCTATAACGGCATGAAGGGCCTGGCACGACGCTGAGCAGGACGCCCGCGGATCCCCCACAACAAGGATGTGAACCATGACCTACGAACTCTCGGAGCGCGCTGGCCGCATCGGCGCGCCCGGCACCTCGAGCATGCGCAGCAAAGCCAACGCCCTGCGCGACGCCGGCATCAAGGTGATCAACTTCGCGGCCGGCGAGCTGGCCACGGACGCAGCGCCTGACATGCGCAGCGGCGCCATCGCCGCGGTGCACGAGCAGTGGAACCGCTATACCCCGCCACTGGGCAACCCGCGCCTGCGCCAAGCCCTGGCCAACAGTGTCAGCCAGCGCCTGGGCGTCACCTACGGCGCCGACGAGATCGCCGTGTCCAGCGGTGCCAAGCAAGCGCTGTACAACAGCGCGATGGTACTGCTCAATCCTGGCGACGAAGTACTCATTCCACGCCCCTACTGGGAGACCTTCCCCACCCAGGTCGAACTGGCAGGCGCAAGCCCGGTGTTCATCGACACCCGGGCCGACCGGTACACGCTGCGCGGCGCGGCGGTGAAAGCCGCCCTGTCGCCACGCAGCAAGGCGATCATCATCAATACCCCGAACAACCCCACCGGGGTGGTCTATTCGCCCCAGGAACTGCTCGCCATCGGTGAGCTGGCCCTGGAGCGCAAGCTCTGGGTCATCTTCGACGAGTGCTATCGCGGCCTGCTGCGCGGCGGCCAGCAACACCACAACATCGTCAGCCTGCTGCCCGAGCTCAAGGGGTCGACCATCGTCATCGACTCGTTCTCCAAGAGCCAGGCCGTGACCGGCTGGCGGCTGGGCTATGCCTGCGCGCCCAAGGCGGTGGTCACGGCGATGCACAACCTGCAAGCGCACACCACCTCCAACCCCAGCAGCCTGGCCCAGTACGCCGCGCTGACCGCCCTGGATGGCGAGGGCGGGCAGCGCTTCGCCGCCGACATCAACGCCCAGCTCGACCGCCAGCTGGCCACGGCCACCGCCCTGCTCGGCCAGCTCGAAGGGATCCGTTTCGCCCCGCCCCAGGGTGCTTTCTACCTGTACCTGGACATCGGCGACCTGCTGGGCAAGCACTACCAGGGCCACCCCCTGCGCGACGCCAGCCACCTGTGCGAGCTGCTGCTGACCGAGGCGCGCATCGCCCTGGTGCCCGGCTGCAGCAATGGCGACCCTCGCGCCGTACGGCTCTCCTACTCGGTGAGCGAGGACGACCTGGTCGAGGGCCTGGGCCGCTTCGCCACCTTCATCGCATCACTTGCCTGAACCCGGCCTTTCCACCCAACCGCGAGATCATGACATGAAGAAAACGGATTTCATGCTGTCATTCGTTGACCAGGCGCTGACCGATGTCCAGGACAAACGGCTGGCCAGCGCCCTGAGAAAGGGCTTCGACGTTCACGACGACCTGCTCGGCGACTACCTGGACACCTACCAGCGCATCACCTCGCAGCCCTGGTCGCGCGACAGCCTGTGCACTTTCTTCTGCGGCTGGCGCAGCCCGGATGGCGCGGCCCACGCGGTGTCCAGCATCATCGTGCGGCTGCTGCAGGAGTCCGAGGCACTCGACGATGACCAGGGCCGCCTGCGCCTGCTGGAAGCCGCGCGCCACTGCGGCGAGATCATCGTCGAGGACATCGGCCTGGGCGAGATGCACGGCCACCCGCACCACTCCAAGCTGTATGCGCGCATGGCCACGGCCATCTGCGGCTCGGACGACTGGCGCCTGCAGGACCGCTACCTGAACCCGGTGACCAAGGAGTTCTCCAGCTGGGTCGGCAGCAAGCGCCCGCTCGCCCCGCAACTGGTGGAAGCCATCGAAATGATGGCGATGACCGAGCTGTTCAACACCGGTGAATACAACGTGATGACGCCGCTGTGGAAAGACTGGCTGAAGCAGGTGCAAGGCAAGCCCGCAGGCGAGGCGCACCGTATCGCCACCTTCCTCAGCGTGCATTGTGGCGCGGTCGAGGCCCAGCACTTCTTCCATGCCACCAGCGCCCTGGAGCTCTATTGCCAGGCCACGGCGCAGGCGCTCGACTACGCGCGGATCGAAGCATTGTCGCGCGAATACGTGCAACGCGCCTGCGAACACCTGCACAAGATGGAGTCGGTCCTGGCCGTCTGACACCCCCTGATCAAGGAAGTGGCCCCATGAACATCGTGAATCCCGATTCGCGCATCGACCTGCGCCAACTGTTCCATGACAAACCCTGCCTGCGCGTACTGGAAGCGCACAGCCCGATATCGGCCATGCTGGCCAAGAGCGTGCGCCTGGAGGCGCGCGGCGCCAGCTTGGGCTACGACGCCATCTGGTCCAGTTCGCTGACCGACTCGACCCAGCGCTGCCTGCCGGACATCGAGATCCTTTCGCCCAGCGACCGCCTCGAACGGCTCAACGAGATCCTCGGGGTGTGCGACCTGCCGCTGATCTACGACGCCGACACCGGCGGCAAGGTCGAGCACTTCGCCATCCATGTGCAATGGCTGGCGCGCGCCGGTGTCTCGGCGATCGTCATCGAAGACAAGTGCGGCTTGAAGAAGAACTCCCTGCTGGGCCTCTCGGTGCACCAGGAGCAGGAGACGGTGGAGCACTTCTGCGAAAAGATCAGGGCCGGCACGCAACACCGCCCCGGTGACCGGATGATGATCTTCGCCCGCTGCGAGAGCCTGATCCTGGAAAAAGGCCTGGAGGATGCCCTGGCCCGCTGCAGCGCCTACACCGAGGCCGGTGCCGATGGCATCATGATCCACAGCCGCAAGCGCAGTGGCGAGGAAATCCTCGAGTTCGCCCGGCGCTTCAAGCACCGCCACCCCGCCACGCCGCTGATCTGCGTGCCCACCAGCTACCCGCAACTGACGTTCTCGTGCCTGGCCGATGCGGGCTTCAACGCGGTGATCTACGCCAACCACATGTTGCGCGGCGCCTACTCGGCCATGCGCCAGGTGGCCACCAGCATCCTGGAGAACGACCGCGCCTACGAGATCGAGCCGGCCTGCATGCCCATCGACGAGATCCTCAGCCTGGTGCCGGGGACCCGCTGAGCCACTTGCCGATGCCGGACGCAGCCGCCCGGCATCGGCGAGCGCCTCCTCAGGCAGCGCTCAGGTAGGAGAGCAATTCGGTGACATGGCGGGGCATGCTGTCGCAGTGCCTGACCAGCATCATGTGATCCTGCCGCGCCCAGGCTTCCTCAAGGGGCCGCGTCACCAGCGCGCAGCAGCGCAGGTAGCGCTGCACCGCCGCGTCCGACGCGACACCGATGCCCACACCCTCGGCGACCATCCGGCAGAACGCTTCGCCCGTGGATACCTTGATCCTGAACTGCGCCTCGCTGCCATCGTCCCGTGCCTGCTCCTCGATCAGCCGGCCCAGGGCGGTATCGCCGCACAGGCCCACCTGCGGGTGTCGCAGCACATCGCGCAGGCGTAGGGTCGCGGTATTGGCCAGCGGATGGCGCCGTGGCAGCACCACCACATAGTTGAGCACCGGCATGGCGATCGAGGCGCAGCCTTCCACCGGCACGCTGCCGGCCACCACGCCCATATCGACGGCCCCTTCCCGCACGCCCCGCACGATCTCCCCCGGGTTGCGCGCCTGCAGGTCGATGGCGATATGCGCATGCTCTGCCAGGTAGCGCACCAGCCGCTGCTGGGTGGACTCGAAGGCGGTGAAGCCGTCGACGTACATGCGCATGCTGGCCACATCCTGTTCCTCGTGCCGCTCGAACTCGGCCTTGAGTACCTCCAGCTGGCCGAGGATCTTGCGCGCATGGACCAGCAGCCGCCTGCCCGCCGCCGTCAGCACCAGGCCCTTGCTCTGGCGAAGGAACAGTCCCTCGCCCAGTTCGCCTTCCATCGACTTGATGCGCATGCTCGCCGCGCCGGGTGACAGGCAGGCGCGCCGGGCGCCCTGGGTCAGGCTGGGCGACTCGGCAATCTTTATGAACAGCTTCAGATCAGTCAGGTCAAGGTTCACGGTCTCTTCCTTGTATTGTTGTTCACGTCCATTGCAAGACTGGCGATCTTGAGGTCACCTGCGCCTATCTTGCCCCTGGCCTGCTCCGTGGGCCAACCCTGGCGCCGGAAAAGACGAAGGCGCCCACTGGGGGCGCCTTCAATGTGATGCTTGGTCGATCAGCGCGACGATATCGCTCCAGGTATTGGCGCGCGCTGGCCACCCAAGCGGCTCAGCCACACCGACGCCAGGATGATCGATCCTCCAATGGCCAGGCGCCCCAGCGGTTCGTCCTGGTTCCAGATCAGCAGGTTCAGCAACAGCCCCACCGGCACATGCAGGTTGTTCATCACCGCCAAGGTGCCACCGGACACCAGGCAGGCACCCTTGTTCCACCAGTACAACCCCAGCGCGGTCGGGCACAGGCCGAGGAACAGCAGCACCAGCCATTGGGTGTTGGTACTCGGCAGGTGCTGGGCGTTGCCGAACAGCAGGAAGGCCGGCAGCACCACGATCAGCGCGCCCAGGTAGAAGTAGCCGAAGCGCCGGTAATGCGGCAGGTTGCTGGGGTGGCGGGCGACCAGATGGCGGTACAGCACTTGGCCGGCGGCGTAGGTGAAGTTGGCCAGTTGCAGCAGCAGGAAGCCCATGAAGAACTCGCCCGAGATGGTGTCGAAGCGGATCACCGCCGCGCCGGCCACCGCCACCAGCGCGGCGAGCAGCGCCCACGGGTTGAAGCGCCGATTCAAGGCGTCCTCGATCAGCGTGACGTGCAAGGGGGTGAGGATGGTGAACAGCAGCACCTCGGGCACGGTGAGCACGCGGAAGCTCAGGTACAGGCAGACGTAGGTGATGCCGTACTGTAGCGCGCCGATCAACAGCATCGAACGCAGGAAGCGCGGTTCGACCTGGCGCCAGCGGGTCAGCGGCAGGAACACCAGGCCGGCCAGCACCACCCGGGCGAGCACGGCGAAGTAGCTGTCGACATGGCCGGCCAGGTATTCGCCGATCAGGTTGAAGGAGAACGCCTGGATCAGCGCGACGATTATCAGGTAGCCCATGGTTGGCCCTCGTGGATCAAGGCGGGGACCTTAGCGGGTTGGGCCCGGGCAGTTCAACCATGGAGATTGTGCGTGTGTTCGCCGGCAAGCCAGCTCCTACAGGGGGCGTGCCGGCAAACCATGAAAAAGCCCGGCCATCGATTGGCCGGGCAGGCACACCCAAAGGAGCAACAAGGTGTCAGGTTGGGAATTCGTCGCGGATCAGGCCACCGCGGCCAGCTTGGCCTTGGCCTGGTTCAGCCCCTTCTCGTGGAACTCGCCGCTCATGTTCAGGCCTTCGGCGTGGATGAAGTCGACGTCATGGATGCCGATGAAGGCCATCACCTGGCGCAGGTAGGGTTCCTGGTGGTCACTGCTGGCGCCGGCATGGATGCCTCCACGGGCGGTCAGGACGATGGCGCGCTTGCCGTTCAACAGGCCTTGCGGGCCGGTCGGGGTGTACTTGAAGGTGATGCCGGCGCGCAGCACGTGGTCCAGCCAGGCCTTGAGGGTGCTGGGGATGGTGAAGTTGTACATCGGCGCGGCCATCACCAGCACGTCGGCAGCCAGCAGTTCGTCGGTCAGGGCGTTGGAGCGGGCCAGGGCATCCACCTCGGCGGCGCTGCGCTGATCTTCTGGCTTCATCCAGCCGCCCAGCAGGTCGGCGTCCAGGTGCGGCACCGGGTTCACCGCCAGGTCACGCACGGTGATCTCGTCCGCCGGGTGCGCCGCCTGCCACTGCTGGATGAAATCGCGGGTCAGTTGACGGGAAACGGAATCCTGCTGGCGGGCGCTGCTTTCGATGATCAGTACGCGGGACATGGGGTGCCTCCATCGGCGGTAAGGGGTGGCGATTCGATGGAGGTGAGATTAAGGGTTGACCTATCGATAAAAAAGCGTAAAAAGTGGGATCAATCTATCGATTAATCCGTTTATTCCGCTTTGCAGTCCAGCAGGATGCGCAGCTTGATGATCTGCCGGTTGAACTTGGCGGTCACATCCACGCTCTTGCCGGCCGGCACGTTGACCCTGCGCACCCGTGGCGCCTCGGGGCCGTTGCGGAACATGACCTTGCAGGCCGCCGGCACCTGCCCGTAGTTGTTCAGGGTGATGGCACCGATGTCGTAGGCCGTGTCATAGGCGGTGTAGTCGACCTTGACCCCGGTCAGCTCCTTCTCCACGTCGATGGGGTAAGCCATGGCGGTGAAGGGCAGGCACAACAGCAAAGCCGCACAACATTTCTTCATACGGGCGCTCTCCTTGAGAAGAGCGCAGCTTAGGACAACAGGAGCCCTAGATGAAAGCGCCGCGCGTAACCCTGGATCAGTGGCGGACCCTGCAGGCGGTGGTCGACCATGGCGGGTTCGCCCAGGCCGCCGAGGCCCTGCACCGCTCGCAGTCGTCGGTGAGCTACACCGTGGCGCGGATGCAGGAGCAGCTGGGCGTGCCGCTGCTGCGCATCGATGGGCGCAAGGCGGTGCTGACCGAAGCTGGCAACGTGCTGCTGCGCCGCTCGCGGCAGTTGGTCAAGCAGGCCAGCCAGCTGGAAGACCTGGCCCACCACATGGAGCAGGGCTGGGAAGCCGAGGTGCGCCTGGTGGTCGACGCCGCCTACCCCAGCGCTCGTCTGGTGCGCGCCCTGGCCGCCTTCATGCCGCAGAGCCGTGGTTGCCGGGTGCGGCTGCGTGAAGAGGTGTTGTCCGGGGTCGAAGAGGTGCTGCACGAAGGCATCGCAGATCTCGCCATCAGCAGCTTCAACATCGGCGGCTACCTGGGCACCGAGCTGAGCCCGGTGGAGTTCATCGCCGTCGCCCACCCCGAACACGCCCTGCACCGCACCGGCCGCGAGATCACCTTCCAGGACCTGGAAAGCCAGCTGCAGGTGGTGATCCGCGACTCTGGCCGCGCGCAACCCCGTGACGTCGGCTGGCTGGGCGCCGAGCAGCGCTGGACGGTAGGCAGCCTGGGCACCGCCGCCACCTTCGTCAGCAGCGGCCTGGGCTTTGCCTGGCTCCCCCGGCACATGATCGAGCGCGAGCTGCGCGAAGGCGTGCTCAAGCCCTTGCCGCTGGACCAGGGTGGCAGCCGCCATCCACTGTTCTACCTTTATTCGAGCAAGGAAAAGACCCTGGGTCCGGCCACGCAGATCCTCATCGAGTTGCTGCGCAACTTCGATACCGCGCCCCTGGACGTGCCCTTCGCTGCCCCCCCGCAAGCCTGAGAGGACCGCGCCCATGGCCTGTTTCGAACATGACGGTTGCCTGCTGCACTACGAGGAACATGGCCAGGGCGAGCCCCTGGTGCTGCTGCACGGCCTGGGCTCGAGCAGCCAGGACTGGGAGCTGCAGGTGCCCGAGTTCAGCCGCCACTACCGGGTGATCCTCATGGATATCCGTGGCCATGGCCAATCCGCCAAGCCGCGACGCGGCTACCGGATCAAGACCTTCAGCGAAGACCTGCTGGCCCTGCTCAAGCACCTGGGCACCGGCCCGGTGCATTTCGTCGGGCTGTCGATGGGGGGCATGGTCGGCTTCCAGTTCGCCGTCGACCACCCCGACTGGCTGCGCAGCCTGTGCATCGTCAACAGCGCCCCGCAGGTCAAGCGCCGCACCCGCAGCGACTGGATCTGGTGGCTCAAGCGCTGGGGCCTGGCGCGCCTGCTCAGCGTCGAGACGGTGGGCAAGGGCCTGGCCCAGCGGCTGTTCCCCAAGCCCGGGCAAAGCGAACTGCGGCGCAAGATGGCCGAACGCTGGGCACGCAACGACAAGCGCGCCTACCTCAAGAGCTTCGACGCCATCGTCGACTGGGGCGTGCAGGAACGCATCGGCCAGATCCGTTGTCCGACGCTGGTGATCGCCGCCGACCACGATTACACCCCGGTACAACTCAAGGCGCGTTATGTTGCCCTGATGCCCAACGCCAGGCTGGCGGTGATCGACGATTCACGGCACGCTACACCCCTCGATCAACCCGAGGTCTTCAACCTCACCCTGCTGCAGTTCCTCGCAGCCGCCTCCACCTCTCAAGGATCTTTGAGCCCATGCTGAAAAAACTTCTGCTCACCGCCTGCTCGGTCGCCTTCGCCACCAGCGTCATGGCCTCCGACAAGACCCCGCACGTTGAGCTGGTCACCAGCTTTGGCAAAATCGAGATCGAGCTGAACGCTGAAAAAGCACCGATCAGCACGAAGAACTTCCTCCAGTACGTCGACAGCGGCTTCTACAACAACACCATCTTCCACCGCGTGATCCCGGGCTTCATGGTCCAGGGTGGCGGCTTCACCGACCAGATGGTGCAGAAGAACACCAAGGACCCGATCCGCAACGAAGCCAGCAACGGCCTGCAGAACACCCGTGGCACCCTGTCCATGGCCCGTACCTCCGACCCGAACTCGGCCACCAGCCAGTTCTTCATCAACGTCGCCGACAACGACTTCCTCAACCCGGGCCGCGACCGTGGCTACGCGGTGTTCGGCAAAGTCACCAAGGGCATGGAAGTGGTCGACCAGATCGTCAACTCGCCGACCACCGTCAAGAAAGGCATGCGCGATGTCCCGGCGGACCCGGTGTACATCAAGTCGGCCAAACGCATCGACTGACCACGCGCCGCACAGGGACGTGGGTCGGGTCACACAGGAGTCTTGTCACCCATGCTGTACCGTCGTTTCGAGCAACTGATCGACATCTTCCGCGAGGCGCCCACCGAGGCGCCTCCCGGCCAGGTCTGGCCGTTCTACCTGTACTACCTGCGCCAGGTGTGGCCGAGCTTTCTCGCCCTGCTGATCGTCGGCCTGGTCGCCTCGCTGATCGAGGTAGCCATGTTCAGCTACCTGAGCCGGATCATCGACCTGGCCCAGGGCACCCCAAACGTCAATTTCTTCAGTGAGCACAGCGGTGAGCTGCTCTGGATGCTCGTGGTCATCCTGCTGCTGCGGCCGTTGTTCTTCGGTTTGCACGACCTGCTGGTGCACCAGACCATCAGCCCAGGCATGACCAGCCTGATCCGCTGGCAGAACCACAACTACGTGCTCAAGCAGAGCCTGAACTTCTTCCAGAGCGACTTCGCCGGGCGCATTGCCCAGCGCATCATGCAAACCGGCAACTCCCTGCGCGACTCGGCGGTGCAGGCGGTGGACGCGCTCTGGCACGTGCTGATCTACGCCATCAGCTCGCTGGTGCTGTTCGCCGAGGCCGACTGGCGGCTGATGCTGCCGCTGCTGGTGTGGATCGCCTGCTACATCGCCTCGCTCTACTACTTCGTGCCGCGGGTCAAGGAGCGCTCGGTGATCTCCTCCGACGCCCGCTCCAAGCTGATGGGGCGCATCGTCGACGGCTACACCAACATCGCCACGCTCAAGCTGTTCGCCCACACCGACCACGAACGCCAGTACGCCCGCGAGGCGATCAGCGAGCAGACCGAAAAAACCCAACTGGCCTCGCGGGTGGTCACCAGCATGGATGTGGTCATCACTTCGCTGAACGGCCTGCTGGTGGTCAGCACCACCGGCCTGGCACTGTGGCTGTGGAGCCAGTCGCTGATCAGCGTCGGCGCCATCGCCCTGGCCACCGGCCTGGTGATCCGCATCGTCAACATGTCGGGCTGGATCATGTGGGTGGTCAACGGCATCTTCGAGAACATCGGCATGGTCCAGGACGGCCTGCAGACCATCGCCCAACCGGTCACGGTCAGCGACAAGCCCGACGCGCCGGCGCTGAAGGTCAGCCGTGGCGGGGTACGCTTCGACCATGTCGACTTCCACTACGGCAAGGGCAGCAAGGTGATCGACGCGTTGAACCTGGACATCCGCCCCGGCGAGAAGATCGGCCTGATCGGCCCGTCCGGCGCCGGCAAGTCGACCCTGGTCAACCTGCTGCTGCGCCTGTACGACATCGACAGCGGGCGCATCCTCATCGACGGCCAGGACATCGCCGAGGTCAACCAGGCCAGCCTGCGTGCGCAGATCGGCATGATCACCCAGGACACCTCGCTGCTGCACCGTTCGATCCGCGACAACCTGCTGTACGGCCGCCCCGGCGCCAGCGATGAAGAGGTCTGGGAAGCGGTGCGCCGGGCGCGGGCGGACGAGTTCATCCCGCAGCTGTCCGATGCCCAGGGCCGCACCGGTTTCGACGCTCATGTCGGCGAGCGCGGCGTGAAACTCTCCGGTGGCCAGCGCCAGCGCATCGCCATTGCCCGGGTGCTGCTGAAGAACGCGCCAATCCTGGTGATGGACGAAGCCACCTCGGCGCTGGACTCGGAGGTCGAGGCCGCTATCCAGGAGAGCCTGGAGACGCTGATGCAGGGCAAGACCGTGATCGCCATCGCCCACCGCCTGT
This genomic stretch from Pseudomonas entomophila harbors:
- a CDS encoding MFS transporter, translated to MRQDISLEKLDEPDGTDQATRRKALAAGSLAHGVHDGLTDVIYVLLPIWQAAFGLSYAQVGLLRGAYAGMMAGFQLLASRGARKWGRQALLVRGTALAGFAYLLAAQATDITLLLLALMIGGLGASTQHPLASALVSDAYDGSGRVKQALAQYNFAGDIGKAIIPGLTGLALVYISWQTNATLLGVLGIAAAFALWLLMPRTQAHDKAGKKAGNTDQAGSTSGLMALIATGTLDSGVRMGFLTFLPFLLQSKGASTEHIGLALSLLFIGGAFGKLFCGYLGARLGPVRTVICTELLTALLILLALVLPYGALMLVMPLIGVALNGTSSVLGGLVPDFAPRDRRDRVFAWFYTGTVGGGALAPVLIGAISDQAGVNEGLVVLACVLMLTLPLCLVTYNGMKGLARR
- a CDS encoding pyridoxal phosphate-dependent aminotransferase; this translates as MTYELSERAGRIGAPGTSSMRSKANALRDAGIKVINFAAGELATDAAPDMRSGAIAAVHEQWNRYTPPLGNPRLRQALANSVSQRLGVTYGADEIAVSSGAKQALYNSAMVLLNPGDEVLIPRPYWETFPTQVELAGASPVFIDTRADRYTLRGAAVKAALSPRSKAIIINTPNNPTGVVYSPQELLAIGELALERKLWVIFDECYRGLLRGGQQHHNIVSLLPELKGSTIVIDSFSKSQAVTGWRLGYACAPKAVVTAMHNLQAHTTSNPSSLAQYAALTALDGEGGQRFAADINAQLDRQLATATALLGQLEGIRFAPPQGAFYLYLDIGDLLGKHYQGHPLRDASHLCELLLTEARIALVPGCSNGDPRAVRLSYSVSEDDLVEGLGRFATFIASLA
- the aepX gene encoding phosphoenolpyruvate mutase, with the protein product MNIVNPDSRIDLRQLFHDKPCLRVLEAHSPISAMLAKSVRLEARGASLGYDAIWSSSLTDSTQRCLPDIEILSPSDRLERLNEILGVCDLPLIYDADTGGKVEHFAIHVQWLARAGVSAIVIEDKCGLKKNSLLGLSVHQEQETVEHFCEKIRAGTQHRPGDRMMIFARCESLILEKGLEDALARCSAYTEAGADGIMIHSRKRSGEEILEFARRFKHRHPATPLICVPTSYPQLTFSCLADAGFNAVIYANHMLRGAYSAMRQVATSILENDRAYEIEPACMPIDEILSLVPGTR
- a CDS encoding LysR family transcriptional regulator; this encodes MNLDLTDLKLFIKIAESPSLTQGARRACLSPGAASMRIKSMEGELGEGLFLRQSKGLVLTAAGRRLLVHARKILGQLEVLKAEFERHEEQDVASMRMYVDGFTAFESTQQRLVRYLAEHAHIAIDLQARNPGEIVRGVREGAVDMGVVAGSVPVEGCASIAMPVLNYVVVLPRRHPLANTATLRLRDVLRHPQVGLCGDTALGRLIEEQARDDGSEAQFRIKVSTGEAFCRMVAEGVGIGVASDAAVQRYLRCCALVTRPLEEAWARQDHMMLVRHCDSMPRHVTELLSYLSAA
- a CDS encoding carboxylate/amino acid/amine transporter, with the translated sequence MGYLIIVALIQAFSFNLIGEYLAGHVDSYFAVLARVVLAGLVFLPLTRWRQVEPRFLRSMLLIGALQYGITYVCLYLSFRVLTVPEVLLFTILTPLHVTLIEDALNRRFNPWALLAALVAVAGAAVIRFDTISGEFFMGFLLLQLANFTYAAGQVLYRHLVARHPSNLPHYRRFGYFYLGALIVVLPAFLLFGNAQHLPSTNTQWLVLLFLGLCPTALGLYWWNKGACLVSGGTLAVMNNLHVPVGLLLNLLIWNQDEPLGRLAIGGSIILASVWLSRLGGQRAPIPGAISSR
- a CDS encoding FMN-dependent NADH-azoreductase — translated: MSRVLIIESSARQQDSVSRQLTRDFIQQWQAAHPADEITVRDLAVNPVPHLDADLLGGWMKPEDQRSAAEVDALARSNALTDELLAADVLVMAAPMYNFTIPSTLKAWLDHVLRAGITFKYTPTGPQGLLNGKRAIVLTARGGIHAGASSDHQEPYLRQVMAFIGIHDVDFIHAEGLNMSGEFHEKGLNQAKAKLAAVA
- a CDS encoding 3-phosphoglycerate kinase, with the translated sequence MKKCCAALLLCLPFTAMAYPIDVEKELTGVKVDYTAYDTAYDIGAITLNNYGQVPAACKVMFRNGPEAPRVRRVNVPAGKSVDVTAKFNRQIIKLRILLDCKAE
- a CDS encoding LysR family transcriptional regulator; protein product: MKAPRVTLDQWRTLQAVVDHGGFAQAAEALHRSQSSVSYTVARMQEQLGVPLLRIDGRKAVLTEAGNVLLRRSRQLVKQASQLEDLAHHMEQGWEAEVRLVVDAAYPSARLVRALAAFMPQSRGCRVRLREEVLSGVEEVLHEGIADLAISSFNIGGYLGTELSPVEFIAVAHPEHALHRTGREITFQDLESQLQVVIRDSGRAQPRDVGWLGAEQRWTVGSLGTAATFVSSGLGFAWLPRHMIERELREGVLKPLPLDQGGSRHPLFYLYSSKEKTLGPATQILIELLRNFDTAPLDVPFAAPPQA
- a CDS encoding alpha/beta fold hydrolase, translated to MACFEHDGCLLHYEEHGQGEPLVLLHGLGSSSQDWELQVPEFSRHYRVILMDIRGHGQSAKPRRGYRIKTFSEDLLALLKHLGTGPVHFVGLSMGGMVGFQFAVDHPDWLRSLCIVNSAPQVKRRTRSDWIWWLKRWGLARLLSVETVGKGLAQRLFPKPGQSELRRKMAERWARNDKRAYLKSFDAIVDWGVQERIGQIRCPTLVIAADHDYTPVQLKARYVALMPNARLAVIDDSRHATPLDQPEVFNLTLLQFLAAASTSQGSLSPC
- a CDS encoding peptidylprolyl isomerase, translating into MLKKLLLTACSVAFATSVMASDKTPHVELVTSFGKIEIELNAEKAPISTKNFLQYVDSGFYNNTIFHRVIPGFMVQGGGFTDQMVQKNTKDPIRNEASNGLQNTRGTLSMARTSDPNSATSQFFINVADNDFLNPGRDRGYAVFGKVTKGMEVVDQIVNSPTTVKKGMRDVPADPVYIKSAKRID